One window from the genome of Rhodothermales bacterium encodes:
- a CDS encoding AAA domain-containing protein, translated as MSTDRKDIGAFSGRLAAFYLDCIEAEDRRALQLRTQDRGKSFVAPWSGTEPLLHPGADAERLAPTTASERAYLAKGAAGPSGPDTGYYGYPLRFDGRGRLAPLFVLPVSVEDLGDRGGAPVYRVHRTGDLLLNRYLLTGYTDEERDHIQAELEGDEFATFAARLKAALAYFDDSPFEDAASPQLEPFPSDTGVRWVRTPVFLRDARGPFTYNLRQELSALKRYDSVQAGTRGTALGVLMGEAATPGEGIDPAEIRPLNPSQEQAAEAALRQPLTVITGPPGTGKSQVVIDLLATAILEARPVLFASKNNQAIDVVRERLREALGEPYDFSLRLGNKEAMDALAPELLERLARLEETGPPGDDEEARAAVQGVKAKLARLDRLESDVREATVAERSAAEPVPELWRSATPADARPPLDLRTLRDLLEEARAYGGETPLGLVRWLRRLFRGSAVRRELTDGLDAALAAAPAEVRENVSLDVMQEDGYAPIIRALRLSIAYHGWLGARAEAQKAKEALRGALSRADTPEEERAALKTELADATTRLCRAVWARRLYDNADEARAALRAYQRAREGVSGKGAAFARSLDVFSAAQERLAACFPIWITTALSVKNALPLRPSLFDLVVIDEASQCDLASAVPLLYRARRAAVIGDPNQLRHIPGIDVKQEAGLASSSALLPAWSYVRHSLFDATARANRDAGRGEPLFLDEHYRSHPSIIAFSNRQFYGGQLKVRTDLGRLAQIVPTAQQGVFWHDVRGRVPQAARSAYNEPELDAVLEHVRLLLETLGAEATVGVVTPFRAQSDRIKRRIREAPWYDSFRERVGTGTAHTFQGDERDVIVFSPVVSEGMRDGTRRWAATTEALLNVAVTRARAGLHVVGDAEACRAAGGPLGALVSHAATT; from the coding sequence ATGAGCACCGATCGGAAAGACATCGGCGCGTTCTCAGGCCGCCTGGCTGCCTTCTACCTCGATTGCATCGAGGCGGAGGACCGCCGTGCGCTCCAGCTCCGCACGCAGGATCGAGGCAAGAGCTTCGTTGCCCCGTGGTCGGGCACGGAACCCCTGCTGCATCCTGGAGCTGACGCAGAGCGCCTCGCTCCTACGACGGCATCCGAGCGCGCGTACCTCGCCAAGGGGGCCGCGGGCCCGTCAGGCCCCGACACCGGCTACTACGGGTACCCGCTCCGCTTCGACGGCCGCGGCCGACTCGCGCCGCTCTTCGTGCTTCCCGTCTCGGTCGAAGATCTCGGCGATAGGGGAGGCGCGCCAGTCTACCGTGTCCATCGTACCGGCGACCTTCTCCTTAACCGCTACCTCCTCACTGGCTACACCGACGAGGAACGCGATCACATCCAGGCTGAGTTGGAGGGCGACGAGTTCGCGACGTTTGCCGCGCGGCTGAAGGCTGCCCTCGCCTACTTCGACGACTCCCCGTTCGAGGATGCAGCGAGCCCTCAGTTGGAGCCGTTCCCGAGCGATACAGGCGTCCGATGGGTCCGGACGCCGGTATTCCTACGTGACGCCCGGGGGCCGTTCACGTACAATCTCCGGCAGGAGCTCTCTGCCCTCAAACGGTACGATTCGGTCCAGGCAGGGACGCGGGGGACGGCCCTCGGCGTCCTAATGGGAGAAGCGGCTACACCCGGAGAGGGTATTGACCCGGCCGAGATCCGCCCACTCAACCCATCCCAAGAGCAGGCGGCGGAGGCCGCCCTACGCCAGCCGCTGACGGTCATCACCGGCCCCCCCGGAACAGGGAAATCGCAGGTCGTCATCGACCTTCTCGCGACGGCCATCCTCGAGGCACGCCCGGTCCTCTTTGCGAGCAAGAACAACCAGGCCATCGATGTCGTCCGGGAGAGGCTCCGCGAGGCGCTCGGCGAGCCCTATGATTTCAGCCTGCGCCTCGGTAACAAGGAAGCGATGGACGCTCTCGCCCCCGAGCTTCTCGAACGCCTCGCGCGGCTCGAAGAGACCGGCCCACCAGGCGATGACGAGGAGGCGCGGGCCGCCGTGCAGGGCGTGAAAGCCAAGCTGGCCCGTCTTGACCGCCTCGAAAGTGACGTCCGGGAGGCGACGGTGGCGGAGCGCAGTGCCGCTGAGCCGGTGCCGGAGCTTTGGCGGTCGGCCACACCGGCCGATGCGAGACCTCCGCTGGACCTGCGTACGCTCCGCGACCTCCTCGAAGAGGCTCGCGCATATGGCGGCGAGACCCCGCTCGGCTTGGTCCGTTGGCTCCGGCGGCTGTTCCGGGGCTCGGCCGTCCGCCGCGAGCTCACCGATGGGCTCGACGCGGCACTCGCCGCCGCGCCGGCGGAGGTACGCGAAAACGTATCGCTCGACGTGATGCAGGAGGATGGGTACGCGCCCATCATCCGAGCCCTCCGCCTGTCCATTGCGTACCATGGATGGCTCGGGGCGCGAGCCGAAGCTCAGAAGGCAAAGGAGGCCCTCCGCGGTGCGCTTTCTCGCGCTGACACGCCCGAGGAGGAGCGAGCGGCGCTGAAGACGGAACTGGCGGACGCCACCACCCGACTCTGCCGCGCCGTCTGGGCCCGCCGCCTCTACGACAACGCTGACGAAGCCCGGGCGGCCCTCCGTGCCTATCAGCGAGCGCGAGAGGGCGTGAGCGGGAAGGGGGCCGCCTTCGCACGGTCGCTTGACGTGTTCAGCGCTGCACAGGAGCGGCTCGCTGCCTGCTTCCCCATCTGGATCACGACTGCACTATCGGTCAAGAATGCTCTCCCGCTCCGGCCGTCGCTCTTCGACCTCGTCGTGATCGACGAGGCGAGTCAGTGCGATCTCGCCTCCGCGGTGCCCCTGCTGTACCGCGCGCGCCGTGCGGCTGTCATCGGAGACCCCAACCAGCTCCGCCACATCCCCGGCATCGACGTGAAGCAAGAGGCTGGGCTCGCCTCTTCCTCCGCCCTGCTCCCTGCCTGGTCGTACGTCCGCCACTCGCTCTTCGACGCGACGGCGCGCGCGAACCGTGACGCAGGACGCGGCGAGCCCCTGTTTCTCGACGAGCACTACCGCAGCCACCCCTCGATCATCGCGTTCTCCAACCGGCAGTTCTACGGAGGACAGCTCAAGGTCCGGACAGACCTCGGCAGGCTCGCCCAAATCGTTCCTACTGCCCAGCAGGGCGTTTTCTGGCATGACGTACGGGGGCGCGTACCTCAGGCCGCGCGGAGCGCCTACAACGAGCCCGAGCTCGACGCTGTGCTCGAACACGTCCGGCTGCTCCTCGAAACGCTGGGGGCCGAGGCCACCGTCGGTGTCGTCACTCCGTTCCGTGCGCAGTCCGATCGGATCAAGCGCCGGATTCGAGAGGCACCGTGGTACGACAGCTTCCGCGAGCGCGTCGGCACGGGCACCGCTCACACGTTTCAAGGCGACGAGCGCGACGTGATCGTGTTCTCGCCGGTGGTTTCGGAGGGAATGCGTGACGGAACGCGGCGCTGGGCCGCTACCACCGAGGCCCTGCTCAACGTCGCCGTCACCCGTGCGCGGGCCGGTCTCCACGTAGTTGGTGATGCTGAAGCCTGCCGAGCCGCTGGCGGTCCCTTGGGCGCGCTCGTCTCCCACGCCGCTACCACCTGA
- a CDS encoding ATP-binding protein, with product MTPEELLSYREAYDFEAKAAQGRDGDGAVPGSIWPTYSAFANTQGGYILLGAAERDDGTLDFVGLGDMERVRRDFWNGVNNTQLVNVNLLENDDVRVVEIEGRQLLLVHVPRAPRKRRPVHTGDNPFTGTYRRGHEGDYRCDDATVRRMIAEAEADDRDARLLEGYTLEDIDADSLAAFRNDFKSTRPGHPWLAQDDQMLLQSLGGWRRDRQTGEEGLTLAGLLMFGKLASILEAVPHYLVDYQEREGSDADPDTRWTDRVTTDGTWSGNLYGFYRRVYPRLTSGLRVPFRLEHGHKRVDESHVHEALREALVNTLIHADYAGSTGILVIKKPDRFIFRNPGGLRIPLEQVFDGGNSDCRNRNLQKMFQMIGAAEQAGSGFPKILRAWREKHWRKPLLRESFDPEFTVLELSMMSLIPQEAIAQLQELYAGVFDHLPEIQRLALATALIEGKVTNHRLRELSDEHPRDLTRWLRELVDRGLLLSDGTGRGTYYSLAQDGDEIEPKPREESLSLFDWNSTHSTGALVYTTPSEPPSIDSEGSSTHPAESSTHSEGGSTQEEQDVEQDERLRAIAKPVSTRKTAPRKLVRRTILELCTGRYLTLQELADLLNRDPRTLRTHYIPELVSEGRLEQKYPTKSDPRQAYRTRDEESYE from the coding sequence ATGACCCCAGAGGAACTCCTGAGCTATCGGGAAGCCTACGACTTCGAGGCGAAGGCCGCGCAAGGGCGCGACGGTGACGGCGCCGTGCCCGGGAGCATCTGGCCTACATACTCCGCCTTCGCCAACACGCAGGGCGGGTACATCCTGCTGGGAGCCGCCGAGCGTGATGACGGGACTCTCGACTTCGTCGGGCTCGGGGACATGGAGCGGGTCCGACGAGACTTCTGGAACGGCGTCAACAACACCCAGCTCGTCAACGTCAACCTTCTTGAGAACGACGACGTGCGCGTCGTCGAGATCGAGGGGCGCCAGCTCCTGCTCGTGCACGTCCCGCGGGCGCCCCGCAAGCGCCGGCCCGTCCACACCGGCGATAACCCGTTCACCGGCACGTACCGGCGCGGTCACGAGGGCGACTACCGCTGTGACGACGCTACGGTGCGCCGCATGATCGCCGAGGCCGAGGCCGACGACCGCGACGCCCGGCTGCTTGAGGGCTACACGTTAGAGGACATCGACGCGGACAGCCTGGCCGCCTTCCGGAACGACTTTAAGAGCACCCGCCCCGGCCACCCCTGGCTCGCTCAGGACGACCAGATGCTGCTTCAGTCCCTCGGCGGCTGGCGCCGCGACCGCCAGACCGGCGAGGAGGGGCTGACCCTTGCCGGATTGCTGATGTTCGGCAAGCTGGCCTCCATTTTGGAGGCCGTCCCGCACTACCTCGTGGACTACCAAGAACGGGAAGGGAGCGACGCCGACCCCGATACACGCTGGACCGACCGCGTCACGACGGACGGCACGTGGTCGGGCAACCTGTACGGCTTCTACCGCCGGGTCTACCCGCGCCTGACGTCGGGCCTACGGGTGCCCTTCCGCCTCGAGCACGGTCACAAGCGCGTCGACGAGAGCCACGTGCACGAGGCGCTACGTGAGGCCCTCGTCAACACGCTCATCCATGCGGACTACGCAGGCAGCACGGGCATCCTGGTCATCAAAAAGCCGGACCGCTTCATCTTTCGCAACCCCGGCGGGCTCCGCATCCCGCTGGAGCAGGTCTTCGATGGAGGGAACAGCGACTGCCGCAATCGGAACCTGCAGAAGATGTTCCAGATGATCGGCGCGGCCGAGCAGGCGGGGTCGGGCTTCCCCAAGATCCTCCGTGCTTGGCGAGAGAAACACTGGCGGAAGCCGCTGCTCCGCGAATCGTTCGATCCGGAGTTCACCGTGCTCGAACTCTCCATGATGAGCCTGATCCCTCAAGAGGCCATTGCGCAGCTACAAGAGCTCTACGCCGGCGTGTTTGATCACCTCCCGGAAATTCAGCGCCTCGCGCTAGCCACGGCGCTCATCGAGGGTAAGGTCACCAACCACCGGCTCCGCGAGCTCTCCGACGAGCACCCCCGTGACCTCACGCGCTGGCTGCGGGAGCTGGTTGACCGGGGGTTGCTCCTCTCCGATGGAACGGGCCGGGGCACCTACTACTCACTGGCCCAGGATGGAGATGAGATTGAACCCAAGCCAAGAGAGGAGTCGCTCTCTCTGTTCGATTGGAACTCTACACACTCTACGGGCGCCCTCGTCTACACCACGCCCTCGGAGCCTCCTTCTATAGACTCCGAAGGGAGCTCTACACATCCGGCCGAGAGCTCTACACATTCCGAAGGGGGCTCTACCCAAGAGGAGCAGGACGTCGAGCAAGATGAACGTCTCCGAGCCATCGCAAAGCCCGTCAGCACACGCAAGACTGCTCCTCGAAAGCTCGTACGCCGGACGATCTTGGAGCTCTGCACAGGACGCTACCTGACGCTCCAGGAGCTGGCCGACCTGCTCAATCGGGACCCCCGAACCCTGCGCACGCACTACATCCCGGAGCTAGTCTCCGAAGGCCGCCTCGAACAGAAATACCCCACCAAAAGCGATCCTCGCCAAGCCTATCGGACCCGAGACGAGGAGAGCTATGAATAA